The genomic stretch CGCACGCCGTGGTTCAGGTCCTCAAACCGCTGAATATCGATGCGGCTCAAGGCAGAACGCCAGGCCTCGGCGTAGTGCTCGGCATAAAGGGTCTGCAAACTGGCCAACAGCCTGGCTTCATCCGCCTTGCTAAAATCGACGTTGTCCCGGCGGCCCAACACCCAGGCGTCTACCAGGGCCAGCTCCGTTACCGAGCCGGACTTGCGCAGGAACCACTTCTCAAGCCCCTCCCGGGTCAGCAACGCGGGGATAGTCAATGGGTCTTCCTCGACCGCTGCCTCAGATTGGGACGGCTCGCCATACCCATCCACCCGAGTGAACACCGTGCTGAATGCCGGCCCGGATGCCCTGGCCAGTTCCAAAGGTGCCCGAAATTCCTGTTCTGCTTCAATTTCCAGATCCTTATAGACCCGGTCTGGCGTAGCAATCCGACCAAGCTCATGTTGTGCCCACTCGACGCTGCTACGAAACGGCGCCAGAGTCATATCGGCAACTGCATCGCCTTGGCGAGTGAGCTGTGCTAGATCGGTATGCGCCATGGCATAGTCCAGATGACCCAGTAGCCGCTGCTGCAGTTCACTCTGGCCGGGGAACGCCTCCTGCCAGTGGTGCTGCATGTAGCGGGTAACAATATCGTCGCGACGACCACTGGCGTCATACAACATACGCAACACCCGCAGGTGCTCCAGACGCTCAGTGCTGTTGTCCGGCGCCTGGCCCATCTCGGCCATCACACCGAACATCAGGGCTGGCAAATACTGGTATGCCAGCATATCCAGATAGGATTCTTCTACTTCCGGGCCAACCTCATGGCCACGGTACAGGCCCATATCACTGAACAACGGCCAGTTCCGGCGATAATCGCCAAAGGCCAGGGTCGCCTCACGAAGTTCATCCAGCGGGCCGAGCAAATTCCGTCCGGTGTTATCCGGTTCAAAGCCCACCGGCTGCCAGTGATCGATGAACCCCTTAACACGGGTTTCGACGGCGGTCGCGGCCTCTGCATTCTTGATAAAAAAATGCTGCCAGCCGGCGGTCATACCCGCACCGGCACAAATGGCCACCACGGCGGCCACGGCCAGCCGCCGTTGCCGGGACTGAATCACCCGTCGGTTATCACCGGCCAGGCCCGCCTCCGGATAGATGATCTGGGAGAACAGTGCCCGGGTAAACAGGGCAGCGGACTGCCCTGTCCGTTGAGCAGGCTGAATGGGCCCGGCAATCTGATAGTTGGCGGCGGCTGCCGAGACAAAGGCATCCTCCGGAACGCCCTCCTGCAACACCGAGGTGAAGTAGGTGCCGCGAACCATCGCAGGTGTCGAGAACACATCCGCAGACAGCAAATCGGTCAGGAAATGCTCCAGAACAGGCTTGAGGCCAGCAAGCTGGCGAGTAAAAGAGTAGGCTGCTGCCCGCTCCTCGGCGTCCCGGGTATTGGCCAGAACATCCGGCAAGCGATCGGTAAGCCGCTCAACCATGGCGGTGTATCGGTCCGCGAACTGGTGCAGCCAATCGTCGTTATCCATCTGGCCTTCGAGGCTGAAGGTAAAGCCAAGGGCCTGTTCCGTCTCCTGCTTGCTCAGGGTCCGCACGAGCGGGCCAAAACCGTAGAGCAGGTCCATCTTGGTGAAAGTGACATAAACGGGCAGGCGGGAGCCGATTTGCTCCATCAATTCTCTCAGGCGCGTCCGTAACAGGATGGCACGGTCCCGCCTCTGGCCGGGGTCTGCCACGCTGAGACTGGCCACATCAATGGCCAGCACCACACCATTGAGGGGGCGTTGCGGGCGATTTCGCTCAAGCCAGGCAATGAAATGATTCCAAAGACGCTGCTGGATCTCCGCACCGGCACCCTCACCCTGACTCTGGCTCAGCAGTTCACCATCCGGATCGATAAGGACACCCTCATCGCCGATCCACCAGTCAAAACCGAAGGCATTGCGATCCACCCGATTGTTGCGGGTTACGTTGGTGAGCGTGTAGGTCTGCCCGGAGCGTTGAATCAGGCTGGTCTTGCCAGCATCCTCCAGGCCCATCACCAGGTACCAGGGCAGCCGGTAAATGCCTTTGCGGCCGGGGAGGTTGCT from Marinobacter adhaerens HP15 encodes the following:
- the tssM gene encoding type VI secretion system membrane subunit TssM, with the translated sequence METMWRKALLIGRWLLPYLKNAAPVTLTLGVIALLVATWWLGPRWELSGEFPLAAWQMRALVTLGVVLVVAMMWGMVLARRLRKMNVQQAEVQKEQEDPILPMERKQQRLLDRQLAALKSNLPGRKGIYRLPWYLVMGLEDAGKTSLIQRSGQTYTLTNVTRNNRVDRNAFGFDWWIGDEGVLIDPDGELLSQSQGEGAGAEIQQRLWNHFIAWLERNRPQRPLNGVVLAIDVASLSVADPGQRRDRAILLRTRLRELMEQIGSRLPVYVTFTKMDLLYGFGPLVRTLSKQETEQALGFTFSLEGQMDNDDWLHQFADRYTAMVERLTDRLPDVLANTRDAEERAAAYSFTRQLAGLKPVLEHFLTDLLSADVFSTPAMVRGTYFTSVLQEGVPEDAFVSAAAANYQIAGPIQPAQRTGQSAALFTRALFSQIIYPEAGLAGDNRRVIQSRQRRLAVAAVVAICAGAGMTAGWQHFFIKNAEAATAVETRVKGFIDHWQPVGFEPDNTGRNLLGPLDELREATLAFGDYRRNWPLFSDMGLYRGHEVGPEVEESYLDMLAYQYLPALMFGVMAEMGQAPDNSTERLEHLRVLRMLYDASGRRDDIVTRYMQHHWQEAFPGQSELQQRLLGHLDYAMAHTDLAQLTRQGDAVADMTLAPFRSSVEWAQHELGRIATPDRVYKDLEIEAEQEFRAPLELARASGPAFSTVFTRVDGYGEPSQSEAAVEEDPLTIPALLTREGLEKWFLRKSGSVTELALVDAWVLGRRDNVDFSKADEARLLASLQTLYAEHYAEAWRSALSRIDIQRFEDLNHGVRILESLTSGHEPLASLLGHVRHNTLLVPSEEGESAAARELLEQSPHFRMLQDIERQFAELNQLTRENGDQATGLEQIMLVVGELHEYMRNIQEAPDKGKAALAAARARMGLQGADPIFTLQRMADNQPEPLNRLLTRLAMESWRVVLDQAVAQLEREWYREVYQPFQQNLARHYPFNPDSGRDVALQDFERFFSPGGILDAFYQDNLKLFLEDHPEQVGDARRAGLVRGAVLTSLENADRIRRAYFTRGGSLDVEFALEPLNLSANKRRSVVNVDGQLVEFSHGPRQSIPLVWPNTLRDSVESRITLVPVQVNRSPRSLSESGPWALFRLLDSAEITGVSSSAVDVRFRVDDGEMRYRLHAASNTNPFTQQLLAGYRIPRSLY